The sequence AGGATAATTAACTTCAAGTTTCTCATTTAACTGGGAATTCTAATTAGAAAAGTCACACTCTAATGTCTAGAAAGTCCTTagcttataataataatgtgcCAATATATAATAGCCCATGCATCTTCGTATTACTACAAGCTGATTTTGTgaatagaataaagaaaatagattgATGTGCCAAACTTACCATCTTAAACagcatttttttttacatttttctttatatatgtatatatatattttactataatttGAACGAggaatcataatatatatcaaatttattttctttttccatacACACGTTCACATGATGCCACTttgatctttaattttattacagAAACTTGTAGCATAATTCTTGACTATAGAATTTGTTCTGAATTATAGTATCTGTACAAATGCTGTTACATTATGCTGCTCAGGGTTTATGTAATGAAATACAGAATCCATATATCTCATTCATGCAAAATAAAGGTATTAATTACTTTGCAACTCCTAGAATTTGTTCTTGGTACCTAAACTTATTCTTACGTAAGTAGCCAAGTATATCAAAATCACAACAAATTATTATTCTCTtttgcaaaagaaatgaaatatttttaagtgtGAAGTCCATTTTTATGTGCATATGGACGTAAGTAGTCATACCCATTTATGTAATACGTACTCTTTCATGACAgatgttaaataataatagtagcaGTAATCCGATTTGTAATTAGGAGCTACCCATTTCTTGAGCTGCTCTTTCAAGGTCCATTAAGATTGCATACCCTTGTTTCTTCTTTCGGcttcagttttcttttcttttttttttttttcaatttccttTGCATTTATTGGGGTTTTAGACGATAAATAAGGTTGATGTTCATAAAAAGctaataaataaagttaaaaataaatataccagaACTTGCTAAAGGGAGCCCTAAATAATAGAAAGACCTACTTGATGTTGTGGCCCAAGATTATCATGGGCTTTGATTGTTGATTTGATCATTGGGTTGTCTTCATTTTTCTGGATTGCAGTTCGAGCTCTAGCTCAGCCCAAGAATCAAATTTAATGTTGTTCAACCCCAAAAATATCTTATCCAtctaaaatgattttcaattcttttatcaaGGTAGTAACTGAGTGAAGTCAACTCactatatattatttactgAAACAATTGactctaaatttattataattattttttgttctaTATACTAACAGATCgatgttaatattataaacataagtaaaaagcttatttaagattttccttttcttaagaaaaaaaaaagcattttaattagcaattttattaaattgagtCAAGTTTATCATTGGATTGAGTTcgagttaaaaataataaaagaacttcaacttaaattttatgctATGTTTAGTTGAAAACTATAagacaaaatttattttatatgagaagAATTGCATCAGACACAAagcaaaatagaaataattagattttaataaatattttaatgttatggaatatattaacttactgatgtgaaatatatttagaaattttatttattttattagaatttaaattagttataaccaattctacataaatataattatataaaatttttattttattaaaaatacataatttttaaatttatttttaattataaggaAGAGGGAGAAAAGTGGGATTTACATTTTTTGATATCTAAAAGGAAAACAGTTGTATTTGATGCAATGAGATTGTTGCTTTTAATCCAATTCTAAATTTCATTTCTGGCTTCaggcaaaaagaaaacaataattatcaattaacaATCTCATAAGGATTCTTATACGTAGATTTAGAATCTCATTCTATGATCAAATACGTATATATTCATCTTGGATTTTACATAATAATCAAAccattcaaattaaaaaaaccgAAACTGTTCAGACTCAATTTCACCCAATTTGTGCTGATGGGTGGTGTCTCATTGGGAAGTAGGTTACACGTAAACCGAAAGTGCGAGATAACTTTGGATTTCAAAAACTGTAAAAATAGGGAGTAATAATTTTGTAGTGTAACTGAAAGCAGCAATAAATAGGGGTGGTGCAATCATTAACGACAGATGGGGAGCAGTATGGGCCAATAATCATCAACTTTCTAGGACCCACCTCTCTGAAAAGCCTAATAAATGAACCCTAATTTCTTTCTTACTACTAAACCCCACCTCATTCACCTCTACCATCCCCACAAATTCACCCCTCTACTTTTCTAAGGAAAACAGGCAATCCAATTGTTACGGATTGCGATCACATGACTACTGCCAAACTACTGTTTACCAGAAAGTACTTTCTTATTCTCTTTTTGGCTGTAAATTTTTACTGTCTCTTGCACCGACACTTTCCAATTTTGCAACATATTGCCATATTCGAGTGAATAAGATAAAACAGCAAAAATgcaaagatatatatatatatgaaagatgtaatagaattagaaaatttGATAATCAAGAGTAAGTTGAGAGTGTTTTCACCAAAATAGGAATGGAGTCTTTTGGTGCAGATGATGAGAAAGATAGAATCCTTACTTTTACAcctttcttttaagaaaagaaatatcacAACCCAAAATTTGAAGAATACTTCATTATTGGCATCTGATGATTAGGTGCATgagattgaaaatataaagtcATTGGCGGTACACTTTTGGGATTGTTGGACTGCAATCAACTACCCATTAAAAGAATTTGTCAAACACAATCCAACAACtactgatttttttatattcactCGCTTAAAtgaaatcatttttcttttctaatgaaaaaacaaaacaaaaaggcTCCACGATCCGTCCCTGTTTAAAAGgtcctttcctttctcttgaTTTCAAATGCGAACCCAAATTCCgcaccatttttttttaatatataaataagatattAGACCAAACATTGGTGGTGTAACGTAAGATGCAAATAAGAcattaaaatagattttcatttcaactcagtatataaatattaagttgatacgtaaatttaataaaaagtttataaaattcatttggGCAAAACACAACAACACCATATTCatttaatcaaatttggaGCTCCGGATCTAAGAATTTAGAATTGAAGAAGTTGCGACTGATTATTAAATCAAGTCAAGAAAAACACATTCGAGCTATGCGATTGAACTCTTATGCTTTTGTATAAGAATTGGTCATGTGCATACGCATAACAGAACAATAGAAAGGCAGGATTTATCATATGGTCAACTTTTTGTCATATGATTCCATTTTTCTATTATGTCACATGCTCTGTTCTTCGGAAAGAATGATACCCTCAATCTAACCATAGTACCATTTGCAGGAATTAAGAGTGAATTAAATCTTAGCAGCACATGGCCCTTGCTCTTCTCCTGGCTACAAAAAGGATAAACAAAAAAGGGCGGCCTGAGAGgggaatttaattattagttaatacaGAATTGCAGAGTCTAGAAATCTTTTAGAACATTTATAAACTACGCCTTTTTATACATTAAcgtatatttctttttctaatgttTTTTGATGTCAGTCTACTCTGGAATACACTTGCAAAATTGGTAacatgataaataaattaaagaactaAGAATTTAGGGACAAGGAGGAACAAAAAGTAGAGAAGCAGCAGCTCCCATCCTAAAATTACTGCCCTAATTACCACTATATTTCACTAATCTCACCTTCCCTACATAAACCCACAACGATAGTAATGCTTCCTTTTTTCTTCGAGTTCATCACCCTGCAGCAGTTCCTTCTTGGCGACTGCCCAAATCACATGCACAAACAAAGCAAAAGGCATCCGAATTATTCATTATGTGCtggataagaaaaagaaaacagagagAACACTTCCAAACAATAACAAGTAACTTGCTCGCAGGATAATTATCGGGCAGAGTTTCAAAAATGGCAACATCTATATAGTGTGACAAATGAAGAATGAATGGTTAAACAGCTACTTACTCTATCCCATAGATGAGGGTCAGGCTTCTTATGAACCACAATCATGTCAACATTAGTGGGATCAGCCATCTTCCATCTACATGCAGGGTGAGGAACACGGTGCCGGACGTATTCGCTCACTGTTAAATTCAGTGAAGAATCAAATCTTGCCTTTGACATGTAAAATACAAAGGGCTTTTGACAAGGGTTTCGGCTAACTGGACGAGTGTTGAATGCATATGCTGTGTAATCAGCTCTTCTGTACCAATTTAAAAATGTTCTCGATGGCATTTCTATCTCCCGGGGTGAAAAGACTCCTCGGAAAATTTGAACTGCAAAGCCCCAAGAAACAGAAATGGTCCAGCCTTTAGATTTATCATAACAGATGGATTGTTGCATTAGGCCTGCCGAGTCCAGCTTCATAGGTATCACTAGCCTTTGAAGTGCTTGAACGCGAGTGACATTTGGGAAAATGGGCTCGACCACATCGAGGTGATGCAGAGAAACCAAGGGTGTAACAGGGTGTGCCGCAAGGAGCCCAAAGAGGTTTCCATACACATCATACTAATAGCAAAACAGAAGGCAGAGTTTCTAGAATCAGCAACAATCTTCACAAATCACGAACAGAAGATTCACAAAACCCCATTGTGATTTAAAACACAGAGTCGGTTAATGCAAAAGCATACCCCATTATAGTGCATTATCACAACAGTGGAAACAAacacttaataaaaaataaactcaaaAAGCTATGATATTTCTTGTGCATAGTTTTAGCTCTAAATTACTGCAATGAACAATTCCATAAGCATGATTTTTGCATTGAAGCAACCACTTGATTTTgctcaaaatattaatacaaGGAGCACACAGATGGATATAAACCGGCTAATGGAGAgcataaatttataagatggttcaaaaaaaaaaagaagtttttcttatttatctaCTCATGGACCAATGATCTATCCTCATGGACTGGATCCGCATAATGTGGTTCATCCAGGACCCTAACATCAGATCAGGGGATAGATTAGAATTGCAGTCAGAATTTGGCTAGGATCGGAGATAGACTAAAGAACGCAGTTGGATATTAGGGAGCTTGATATAAACGCACTCAAGATGCTCGTGAGCAATTACAAGGTGAGGACAAAACCAGGTTCAAATCGAGCTACACGTGGGACCCAATCCGACACCTATAAATAATGTTTTTTATACGGACAACTTTAGGCTAATTACTAGGATGCTGTTAGACCCTATCAAAAGCCGAGTTTATAGACCAATTTTACCGTATACAATCCACGGAACCGATTCAAATTACCACTGCCATATCTCGCCTGAAATTGGCCGATAagcaaaattaaaactaaagaaaTGGTCTGTTTCGGGAAACATCAACAGGATAAGTTTAATAATGCCTATTTGATCTAAGCTCATTAACTAAACACCAGATTGCAATTAATAAGTACTCAATAGAGGGCCAAAATACCcatttatgattttgattcCCAACTCaggaaaataaacaaaacgaACAAAAAGAACCGGCCGATATGTCGGTGATAGGATTAAAAAcagaggaaaaagaagaagaatctaGACTAGCTAAGCATACATGGTGATAACCCGCATCACtaaaaagcaaaagcaaaCCAAAACGGAAACTTTAAACAACACCCAACGGAAAAGCAGTAAACTTTTGTATCATAACAAAACGAGATCAGAACCAGAAAAAAGAGATAATAAAAACCAACCTGGTGAAAGCCGGTTTCTTTAGCGAGTGGGACACCGAGTTCGGCCATACAAGCTTGCATTCTATCATCAGATCCATAAAGACCAGGATATCTCTGAATACACCTATCTTGCATTTTATCAAGTGCTTTAGCTAATGGGTAACTTATGGCGAATCCACCTCCACCATAAGCCATACCGTAAGAGAAATAAATGTTCTGCAAATGAGATTCCGATAAACTCCCGATATAATAATACTGATTATGGTCGTACTTCCTCAACACTCTAACAAGATTCTCAGTTATAAAAATCGTGTCATCATCTCCCATAACAAACCATCTAACATTATCCATCCCAAGCCGGAGAGTTTCGGACACGATCCGTGAGATCCGAATCGCTGACCTGTGACCCTGGCGATTTGTGTAAGCGAAACGGGACGTATCGGCCGATATTTTAATCGGAGGTAAGCCATCTTGTTCTTTGGATTTCATGGGTTTATCCAACCAAACAATGCCACGCATTTCTTGATGCTTGTACCAAATCTTGATGtagttctttcttttctcccACAGCTTAGTTGATGCAGCGATGCCAAAAACCACATGGCTTATCTCTGTCTTTTCAAAATGGGTTTCTTGGCGTTGAATGGCTAAAGCTGTGCGATTTTGGCTCAATAAAGAATCATTAGAAACTAAAGAGAGACGATGATGAGTAGAGAAAGGTTCGTTGTTACAAGAACGGGAATTTGCTACAAGCTTAAGAGTGTAAACAACATAAGTGAGCGTAACAAATAGGATTAGCCATAACATAAGTTTAGGTAAGATTCTAGATTGTGATGACCCAGTTACAGAAATGTGGTTTCCAGATGGACTTCTCATCTGATCccaaattattttctccgaaTCTTTCTGGGtcactttcattttcttcaatacaacaaaaaagaaagtgttaATAAGAGGTTAGATTTTGAAGAATATAAATAGGTTGTTACTGGATTTGGAAGTTactaatatatacaaattagaAGAAGAATTGGGGCATGAATCGAgtgagaaatcaaagaaattgAGAATAAACATGAATGAAATGAATGACCTAGAAAGAGAAAGTGAGGGAAGATGATTGTGTTGGGGAGAGTGTGGGGTTAAGGGTAAAAGaggagagagttgcagagagCATGCATAGCTGCCAGGTTGCACAGTCGCCCCCCCCTCACCCCAGTATTTAGCTGAGATAGATATATGTTTCTgtttttttgtataatttgTTCGCAAGTTTCTTTGGCATGAAATAACATTGTTTAGGGGATATATTTAAGTGTTTTTTCACTTGGATGTTTATAGGGTTTGAGTGAATAGAGAAGTGAGGATGATTGGTGATCTGATTGATGCAGCTATGAATTGGTCCcctagtaaaaataaaatagggTGATAAAAAGTGGAAGAAAGTAAGACAAGGAAATCAAATagattaattgaatttataattttattatcatagttgtatattaaaaaataaaggctCAATTAATCATCCATGCatctaaatatatacatattaatacaCTTACATAATGTtgaatataagataatatttgctatttatatctattattatataataatataaatttactaaacatgataatattaattaattatatttttaattagataataaaagtaatatattcactatattatattataattaagaaatattagtGCATATCTTAAAgtcattatcaataaaattaaaaagatataaaattccAATTAAGTATAACTTAAAAAATCAGTAAATcaaatagtaataatttaagttcaaaaattgatatatgttcataagatttttaaaataataacaattcgGTTGACGTGACCTATTTTGTcaactttgaaaagaaaaaggcagaAGCTATGTGTGTGGCTGTGTCCTGAAATAAAATGTTGGCACCGACTCCAATACgcgttcttttctttttattgatgatCACTAATGTCGAATTTCGAATCCCAAAATTTGTTTatgttttgaaaataatatacaaaagATTTTGGTTTCCAAATTAGAAGTTCTCCAACGTTTGTGTCATTAAGAGGGAGAATACAACATGAAGCaacttataataaaaaatcactAGATTTTGAAGATATTGTACATGCGAATTgattttattacaaaaatgagaATTATATCCACATCATCAaacgaaaagaaaatagacaaaataaataattgtagTGTTTGTATGTTGTCTTCTTTCCTTCCTAGAAGAAGAATGAAAGGTGGTGTCAACAATAATGATATTGGAGCTATTTGCTTAATGAGATGAATTCTAAAAATGATATTGGAGttacttgaaaaagaaagaaagctacCAACTAGATTAGATCACTGTGTCTTAACTTTATAATTCATTGTTTTGTTCAATTTTGTTATTACTACTCGAgattgtaattaaaaaagttcaGTCACTTTGGATTGacattatcattttattttaagaaatatgtAAAGATTGTATTTTGAACGAGTAAACTCAAAAACTTGACCTGGGTTTCTCATCACTTGTCCTGTTTCCAAAAACTTTTATTGATTAGACtctatattttttgaatattacGTTCAATTTTTCAATGATAGTATACTTCTCCACTGTCCTTTTCGCAGACCAACCGACCCTTCATGACTTACCCATTGTTGGGTCAAAGTGTTTACCCATTTGATTTTCAGTCTAAACCAAATAAGGGAgagggagagggagagagagagagaaatccaACAAATTACAATCTGTTAATTTCTCAGATTTATTTGAAATCGCTAGCTGAACTGACTAAGAATCCTTGAACAAAGTGTTAATCAGCCCTTCCGATCGATTTCGACCCTCTGAGTTGGCCTGATTCTCTGTGAAGTAGTAGGATACCCCTTTTTTTTAGAAACCATTTCAAActgaatatattttatgaataaaataataatatactaGTATTTAAATAATGTATACCGACACGAGGAGAGACGATAGGGTCAAGCTATTTAATGAGGCTAAAAAAGGAAGCAAAGGGATGGACTAATTGCGACACACGTGTCTAAAATCGCCGTGTGGTTATTGTGTTGTTCAAAATTTCCCAACTCCGCTGACTCTGACGATTTTGACTAATGTTATGTTAGTGCCAGTTTGGCGTAATATCTATTCTTTTTCCTATTCACTCGTAAAAggtttaatataaattttattgtcttataaataatacataaaaacGAAGTGTTATTAGCTCACACTTGTCACAAACgcaataaaatagatattactCCAAATGCCAAATAGGTGAAAGCCATGTTAGATGCATGTCCCAATAGGCACAACTGTTTATTGTTCCGTTGCTCCTCTTttcatcatttctttttatgtgtCCTAAAATATCACcttatttaatcattaaatttaatattcttttattttctagaattatatttatataatctaGAAAAATGTCTGTcggattaaaatattattaattttttttaataatattattgaaatataataaaatattatttaattatatattataaattatcagttactaaattttattataattagtaCTCTATTGATTATTGTCCGTTtcaatactattttttttgaataaaatatctaaccaaaattaaaaaaattaaaaacttaaactTGCATTATTAAAAGTGaaagagataataatataaataaacccataagagttttaattaaagcattaagaggaaaagaaaaataatattttttaaaaaatatataaatattttcaaagaatagaaaaaatattatgtaagaaaaacattatattaaaatataaagataaaatgtatctgttcataaaaaaaaatattagatataaggataatgaagaaattaagttaaataagACGACGGTagtatatgaataaaataaatgattaaaagagaaatattaataaataaaatatgagaactaagagtttttatttttttcagaaatAGGAGAACaagagttaaaaaaaataaaatttataagatatatataaaaaatactaagtgaaataaaaaaatttaaatacataattctaaaagaaaaaaaaaagaagatttaagaaaaaaataaataatttataaaaataattcatgtaaataaaaaaaatgcattaaaaaaaaagctatatagaaaagagaaaatatgttcaaaactttattttcacatatatatatatatatatatatcatctCATGTAATCTACTTTCTACTTcatactaatttatatttttagtatttaatttgaataaaagaattaatatttatagaaaaaaatagctAGCTGagagataaatatttataaaatttataaaatataggTAATTGGGGATGA comes from Ricinus communis isolate WT05 ecotype wild-type chromosome 5, ASM1957865v1, whole genome shotgun sequence and encodes:
- the LOC8287419 gene encoding uncharacterized protein LOC8287419 isoform X1; the protein is MKVTQKDSEKIIWDQMRSPSGNHISVTGSSQSRILPKLMLWLILFVTLTYVVYTLKLVANSRSCNNEPFSTHHRLSLVSNDSLLSQNRTALAIQRQETHFEKTEISHVVFGIAASTKLWEKRKNYIKIWYKHQEMRGIVWLDKPMKSKEQDGLPPIKISADTSRFAYTNRQGHRSAIRISRIVSETLRLGMDNVRWFVMGDDDTIFITENLVRVLRKYDHNQYYYIGSLSESHLQNIYFSYGMAYGGGGFAISYPLAKALDKMQDRCIQRYPGLYGSDDRMQACMAELGVPLAKETGFHQYDVYGNLFGLLAAHPVTPLVSLHHLDVVEPIFPNVTRVQALQRLVIPMKLDSAGLMQQSICYDKSKGWTISVSWGFAVQIFRGVFSPREIEMPSRTFLNWYRRADYTAYAFNTRPVSRNPCQKPFVFYMSKARFDSSLNLTVSEYVRHRVPHPACRWKMADPTNVDMIVVHKKPDPHLWDRSPRRNCCRVMNSKKKGSITIVVGLCREGEEQGPCAAKI
- the LOC8287419 gene encoding uncharacterized protein LOC8287419 isoform X2, producing MKVTQKDSEKIIWDQMRSPSGNHISVTGSSQSRILPKLMLWLILFVTLTYVVYTLKLVANSRSCNNEPFSTHHRLSLVSNDSLLSQNRTALAIQRQETHFEKTEISHVVFGIAASTKLWEKRKNYIKIWYKHQEMRGIVWLDKPMKSKEQDGLPPIKISADTSRFAYTNRQGHRSAIRISRIVSETLRLGMDNVRWFVMGDDDTIFITENLVRVLRKYDHNQYYYIGSLSESHLQNIYFSYGMAYGGGGFAISYPLAKALDKMQDRCIQRYPGLYGSDDRMQACMAELGVPLAKETGFHQYDVYGNLFGLLAAHPVTPLVSLHHLDVVEPIFPNVTRVQALQRLVIPMKLDSAGLMQQSICYDKSKGWTISVSWGFAVQIFRGVFSPREIEMPSRTFLNWYRRADYTAYAFNTRPVSRNPCQKPFVFYMSKARFDSSLNLTVSEYVRHRVPHPACRWKMADPTNVDMIVVHKKPDPHLWDRSPRRNCCRVMNSKKKGSITIVVGLCREARRRARAMCC